The Proteus sp. ZN5 genome includes the window TTGGGCAACGTTGAGTTGTCTATCAAACAAAAGTCGATTGTCATAGCGAGAAAGCACAAGATGGAGAGCAAAACGAATTTTCCATAATGTGTATTGACACTCTAATAACTCTTGTCCTTCTGCTGGCGTCAAAAAGCCAAAATTAACCATTTCAGAAACAGATGCCGCACCAAAATGGCGATGTGCTACCCAAATTAAAGTGTGGATATCACGCAGTCCACCGGGGCTACTTTTGATATCAGGTTCTAGATTGTAACTAGTACTATGATATCGTTGATGTCTTTGTTTTTGTTCTTCAACTTTTGCGGCGAAAAAATCTGGTGATGGCCAAAAACCTTGGCTAAAAATATGATTAATTAATTGCTGGTAAAGAGAGTTATTCCCACAAATAAGGCGAGCTTCTAGTAAGTTTGTTGCAACCGTTAAATCTGAAAGACCTTCTAAAAGACATTCTTCCATTGTTCTAACACTGGCACCAATTTCAAGACGCACATCCCACAGTAGTGTAATGAGTTTGCTGACTTTATCTTCAGCCTCTGGTGATAAAGGTGTTTCACTTAAAAAGAGAAGGTCAATATCAGAAAGCGGATGTAATTCTTGTCTACCGTAACCACCAACAGCAATAATACTAAGATCAGAATAATCAGATAGCTGTGTATAGTGCCACAATTGCGTTAAGAGTTGGTCAATGAAATGGCTACGAGCTTGAAGTAATAAAGCTACATCAACATCATGATGAAAAGCATCTGTTAACCAAGATTGAAATTGTTCAATTGATTGCTTAAGTTCAGCGCAATTTTGGGTATTTTCTGTCAGCAAAAAAGGGGAAGGGGGCGGTGTTTGAAATGCGTTTTTATTAGTCATTATGCGTCTTCTTTCTCAATGTTTGCTTATGACATTAAGACTAATGTTAAAACGATAACCTGACTAGTGATTCCACCATTTCATGGTAAATAAAATAAAAAAAGCGACACATCTCGAAAAAATATGTCGCTTTTACATTTCTAGCTGAAGAAGCTTATTCGTTGACTAATACCGCAGAAATAAACGGTTCTTCTTCTTTGCGTAGTGTCATAATTTCACAACCATTATCGGTAACAACTAATGTATGCTCGTACTGTGCTGACCAACCTCTGTCTTTAGTTTTAACAGTCCAGCCATCTTTCATTGTACGAATACGGTAATCACCTGTATTTACCATCGGCTCAATGGTAAATGCCATGCCTTTTTGTAACACAACACCGCTATCATCTGCATCGTAGTGTAGAACTTGAGGTTCTTCATGGAATCCTTCACCAATACCATGACCGCAATATTCGCGAACAACAGAATAGTCATGACCTTCAACAAATTTTTGAATTGCTTTGCCAAGTTCACGTAAGCGAATGCCCGGTTTAACCATTTTAATGGCAAGGTAGAGGCTTTCTTGAGTGATACGACATAAGCGTTCACCTTGGATTGTTGGTTTACCTACAATAAACATTTTTGAGGTATCGCCATGAAAACCATCTTTAATGACAGTGACGTCAATATTAACGATATCGCCATCTTTAAGGATTTTTTCTTCGCTAGGAATACCGTGGCAAATAACATCGTTAACCGAAATACAGACTGATTTAGGGAAACCATGATAGTTAAGACAAGCAGGAATAGCCTGTTGTGCGTTAACAATATGTTCGTGACAAATACGGTCTAATTCAGCGGTGTTTACGCCAGGTTTTACGAACGGTGCGATAATTTCAAGAACTTCTGCCGCAAGACGACCTGCGACGCGCATTTTTTGAATATCTTCTTCTGTCTTGATTACAATAGCCATTTGAGTTCTTCGTCTAGATTAAAAGCCACAATACGAATTAGATAACACGCTTTGTTGTATTCATATTTTGTATTGCAGGTTGAATGAATGATGATGAGAAATAATTCTGATTACCATTTATGATATCAGCAGAAAGTAGGTGTGCCAATAAAGAGGATATGTGTAATCTGTCTGATATCGAGAATAATGACGAACATTACGCCTTCTTAATCTGATTGTCTTTACATATTGCGCTTTTCTATTTGGTGTTTTTTTGGTGTTTTTCTAGCAAATTGATATTAGAGCAATATTTATCATCACTGTACTAATCTCGCTTTTTTCTTTGCCTAATTGATGTGTTTTTATGTCAAATAAGGCCGTGGCAATCGTAAGTAATAGTGGTTTCTTAAGGTTATTTATGGTATAAAGCGCGCCGGAGTTCTGTTATTGCATCACATCGTGAGTAATGGCAGTAAATCTGAAACATTCAATTGTGTTAATTACACACACAAATCGGCACATAACGCCGGGGTGCTCTTATGTAAAGGCTAAACCTTTACAGCTGATGAGTCGGTCGTATGGGATTTGTGGACGAAATAACCCCAAATTTAAATTTATAGAGGTCTAAAATGGCAACTGTTTCAATGCGCGATATGCTGCAAGCCGGTGTTCACTTCGGTCACCAAACTCGTTACTGGAATCCAAAAATGAAACCATTCATCTTTGGTGCACGTAACAAAGTTCATATCATTAACTTGGAAAAAACTGTTCCAATGTTCAATGAAGCTCTGGTTGAACTGAACAAAATTGCTTCTCGTAAAGGCAAAATCCTGTTTGTTGGTACTAAGCGCTCTGCCGTTGAAGCTGTTAAAGAATCAGCAGAAAGCTGTGACCAGTTTTATGTAAACCACCGCTGGTTAGGCGGTATGCTGACTAACTGGAAAACTGTTCGTCAGTCAATCAAACGCCTGAAAGATTTAGAATCACAATCTCAGGACGGTACTTTTGACAAACTGACCAAGAAAGAAGCGTTAATGCGTTCTCGTGAACTTGGTAAGTTAGAAAACAGCCTGGGTGGTATCAAAGACATGGGCGGTTTACCTGACGCTCTGTTTGTTATCGATGCTGAACACGAACACATTGCTATCAAAGAAGCAAACAACCTGGGTATCCCAGTATTTGCTATCGTTGATACTAACTCTGATCCAGATGGTATCGACTTCATTATCCCTGGTAATGACGATGCAATCCGTGCGGTTAAATTATATCTGACCGCTGCAGCTACAGCTGTTCGTGAAGGTCGTTCTCAAGATCTGGCTGTTCAGGCTGAAGAAGGCTTAGTCGAAGCTGAATAATAAGGCATGCTCGTAAGAGCCCTTATTTAACCAGGTATTGCTATATATTGGTTAGGGGGCCTCAATAGGCCCCCTTTACACATCTGCTATGAGAACATCTATGGCTAGCCCATAGAAAAGTCGAGGAAGAAACAAATGTCTGGAATTACCGCTGCATTGGTAAAAGAACTGCGTGAACGTACTGGCGCAGGCATGATGGAATGTAAAAAAGCGCTGGTTGAAGCTAATGGTGATATCGAATTAGCAATCGACAACATGCGTAAATCAGGTCAAGCAAAAGCTGCTAAAAAAGCAGGCCGTGTTGCTGCTGAAGGTATCATCCTTGCAGAAGTTGCTGCTGATGGTAAATTCGGTGCGCTGGTTGAACTGAACTGTGAAACAGACTTCGTTGCTAAAGATGCTGGTTTCATCGCTTTCGGTAAAGAAGTTATGGCTGCTGTATTAGCAGACAAAACTGATGATATCGATGCGCTGAAAGCTAAATTCGAAGAAACTCGTACTGCATTAGTTGCTAAAATCGGTGAAAACATCAACATTCGTCGTGTTGCTGTATTAGAAGCTGAAGAATTAGGTACTTACCTACACGGTGCTCGTATCGGTGTTTTAGTTTCAGCTAAAGGCGCTAACGAAGAACTGATCAAACACATTGCTATGCACGTTGCTGCAAGCAAACCAGAATATGTTCGTCCTGAAGATGTTCCTGCTGATGTTGTTGAACATGAGCACCAAATTCAGATGGATATCGCAATGCAATCAGGTAAACCACGCGAAATCGCAGAAAAAATGGTTATCGGTCGCATGAACAAATTCACCGGTGAGATTTCTCTGACTGGTCAGCATTTCGTAATGGATCCAAGCAAAACTGTTGGTGAACTGCTGAAAGAAAACAATGCTGATGTTATCAACTTCGTTCGTTTCGAAGTTGGTGAAGGTATTGAGAAAGTTGAAGCTGATTTCGCAGCTGAAGTTGCTGCAATGAGCAAATAATAACGCTTAGCGTTAACAGAACCGCCTAATGGCGGTTCTGTTTTGTTGTAATCTCCACTGGCTGTTTGCTTTTTTTTGTTAAAAAGAGAAGCTATCTAAAACCTCCAATTAACTAATCTGCTTAGGACAGAACACCATGGCTACCAATGCAAAACCTGTATATCAGCGAATTTTATTAAAGCTGAGTGGCGAAGCTCTGCAAGGCGCAGAAGGTTTCGGTATCGATGCGAGCGTACTTGATCGCATGGCTCAGGAAATCAAAGAACTCGTTGAATTAGGTATACAAGTCGGTGTCGTAATTGGCGGTGGTAACTTGTTCCGTGGTGCGGGTCTTGCTGCGGCAGGTATGAACCGTGTTGTGGGTGACCACATGGGAATGCTCGCGACAGTAATGAATGGTTTAGCAATGCGTGATTCATTGCACCGTGCTTATGTAAACGCACGCCTTATGTCTGCATTTCCATTAAATGGTGTCTGCGATAACTACAGTTGGGCAGAAGCTATTAGCTTATTACGCCACGGTCGAGTCGTTATTTTCTCGGCTGGTACAGGTAACCCATTCTTTACTACCGATTCTGCTGCGTGTTTACGCGGTATTGAAATTGAAGCTGACGTTGTACTAAAAGCAACGAAAGTGGACGGCGTTTATTCTGCCGATCCAACCAAAGATCCTGATGCAGTACTTTATGAAACACTGACTTATCAGGATGTATTAGAACGTGAATTGAAAGTCATGGATCTTGCTGCATTCACATTAGCCCGAGATCATAATTTACCTATCCGCGTATTCAATATGAATAAACCGGGTGCATTACGTCGGGTTGTAATGGGTGAAAGTGAAGGAACTTTGATTTCTCACGCTTAATACACAGAGACAACGGTATAATTTGGCGTTAACATCTAGAGTACGCCAATTCATTTATGTCGGTATGTTTTTCATATCGACTGGAAGATAACCAGTTCCCAAGGGTTTATAACGTGATTAATGAAATCAAAAAAGATGCTCAAGAACGCATGGATAAAAGCGTTGAAGCACTAAAAAGCCAGATTAATAAAGTTCGTACTGGTCGTGCGTCTCCAGCCCTTTTAGATGGCATTGTAGTTGAATACTACGGAGCGCCAACTCCATTAAACCAAGTTGCTAACGTTGTCGCAGAAGATGGTCGTACACTGGCAATCACTGTATTCGACCGTACTTTAGCTCCTGCTGTTGAAAAAGCAATTATGGCATCAGATTTAGGTTTAAATCCTTCATCTGCGGGTACCATTATCCGTGTTCCACTGCCTCCATTAACTGAAGAGCGTCGTAAAGACCTAATTAAAGTTGTTCGTGGCGATGCAGAACAAGGTCGCGTTTCTGTTCGTAATATCCGTCGTGATGCTAACGATAAAGTAAAAGCATTACTGAAAGATAAAGAAATCAGCGAAGATGATGAGCGCCGCTCACAAGATGACATTCAGAAGTTAACTGACATGTTCATTAAAAAAATTGATGATGCATTAGCACTGAAAGAAGCAGAGTTAATGGAATTCTAATTTTTATATCTTTTTTCGATAATGCCGCTTTTTAGCGGCATTATTTTTAACTATTTATTTGAAAATTCGTGCTTAATACCTTCTTTTGTCACATTATTTATTAAAGTTTTCATCTTTAATCCTCATTTACCTCGTCATACTGATATAATTCTCTTTAATTAAAACGTTGTAGACATACTGATTGATTAATAAATGAAACAAATAACTATATTAGGCTCAACAGGATCTATCGGAACTAGCACTCTTTCCGTAATTGAAAATAATCCTGATGAGTATCAGGTTCTTGCTTTAGCCGCAGGAAAAAATGCAGACAAAATGGCGCAACAGTGCCTTGCTTTCCAGCCTAAATACGCTGTGATGTCTGATGAAAAAAGTGCAAATCAGCTTAAACAGCTACTCGCTAATACATCTTGTAAAACAGAAATTCTATCTGGCTCTCACGCGATCAATGAAATTGCAGCTCTTGATGAAGCTGATCAAGTCATGTCTGCTATAACAGGTGTTGCCGGATTAAAACCGACACTTGCGGCCATTGAAAAAGGTAAAAGAATTCTGTTAGCGAATAAAGAATCACTGATAACCAGTGGGCGTCTTTTCTTTGATGCAGTTGCTAAATATGGCGCGACAATTTTACCCATTGATAGCGAACATAATGCAATTTATCAAAGCTTACCTAAAGAAATTCAAGAAAACCTAGGTCATGCGTCCTTAGCTGATGAAGGTGTGACAGGTATTCTGCTAACGGGCTCTGGTGGGCCATTTCGCTATACACCATTAGAAGAGCTGGAAGCAATGACACCAGATCAAGCGTGCGCGCATCCAAATTGGTCTATGGGACGTAAAATTTCAGTTGATTCTGCAACAATGATGAATAAAGGGCTCGAGTATATTGAGGCTCGTTATTTCTTCAATGCTTCTGAAGAAGAAATGGAAGTAATCATTCATCCACAATCTGTTATTCATTCAATGGTTCGTTATCGTGATGGCAGTATTATTGCTCAAATTGGCGAACCTGATATGAGAACACCGATTGCATACTCAATGGCTTATCCTCATCGTACTCAATCCGGTGCAAAAGCATTAGATTTCTTTGAGATTCAATCTCTAGAATTTATTCGCCCTGACTATCAACGTTACCCTTGTTTAGCACTTGCTATTGAAGCGTCAAAACGTGGGCAAGCGGCAACAACAGTGTTAAATGCAGCTAATGAAGTTGTCGTTGATGCATTTTTACACGAAAAAGTGAAGTTTACTGATATTGCTAAAATTAATCGCAAAGTTGTTGAACATTTTGACCTATCAGAGCCTCAAAGTATTAATGATGTTCTAGAAATTGATAAATTAGCGAGATTAGAAACTCATCAGATAATCACTCAATTTGTATAATGGTGATTATATTTAATATAGGGTGTTTGTTCGTCTTTCTGGCTAATGGTATAGTTGCCGAATCACTAAAGACAATAATGAAAATTAACAGTTCATTACTAAGGCTATTGCTTTAGCAACTTTGAGGCTTTGCCAAAGGCCGTGGGTGACACGGTTTTTTTTTGTGCATAGGTTATCCGAAGAGGACTGTCTGTATCAGTATCAGATTAGCAAAGGGTTAAATTGAGTGAACTTATCCAGTGACGATTCATCCGCATCAAAACCAAAGCATGTTGCTATCATTATGGATGGCAATGGGCGTTGGGCTAAAAAACAAGGGAAACTCCGAGTAACGGGACATCGCGCGGGAATTAAAGCAGTTCGGGATGCGGTTAGCTTTTCCGTAAAACACAAGATTGAATCACTAACTTTATATGCATTTAGTAGCGAAAACTGGAATAGACCAGAGCAGGAAGTGAGTTCTCTCATGGAATTATTTGTTTTTGCTTTAGATAACGAAGTGAAGAGTCTAC containing:
- the map gene encoding type I methionyl aminopeptidase, translated to MAIVIKTEEDIQKMRVAGRLAAEVLEIIAPFVKPGVNTAELDRICHEHIVNAQQAIPACLNYHGFPKSVCISVNDVICHGIPSEEKILKDGDIVNIDVTVIKDGFHGDTSKMFIVGKPTIQGERLCRITQESLYLAIKMVKPGIRLRELGKAIQKFVEGHDYSVVREYCGHGIGEGFHEEPQVLHYDADDSGVVLQKGMAFTIEPMVNTGDYRIRTMKDGWTVKTKDRGWSAQYEHTLVVTDNGCEIMTLRKEEEPFISAVLVNE
- the rpsB gene encoding 30S ribosomal protein S2, with protein sequence MATVSMRDMLQAGVHFGHQTRYWNPKMKPFIFGARNKVHIINLEKTVPMFNEALVELNKIASRKGKILFVGTKRSAVEAVKESAESCDQFYVNHRWLGGMLTNWKTVRQSIKRLKDLESQSQDGTFDKLTKKEALMRSRELGKLENSLGGIKDMGGLPDALFVIDAEHEHIAIKEANNLGIPVFAIVDTNSDPDGIDFIIPGNDDAIRAVKLYLTAAATAVREGRSQDLAVQAEEGLVEAE
- the tsf gene encoding translation elongation factor Ts, whose amino-acid sequence is MSGITAALVKELRERTGAGMMECKKALVEANGDIELAIDNMRKSGQAKAAKKAGRVAAEGIILAEVAADGKFGALVELNCETDFVAKDAGFIAFGKEVMAAVLADKTDDIDALKAKFEETRTALVAKIGENINIRRVAVLEAEELGTYLHGARIGVLVSAKGANEELIKHIAMHVAASKPEYVRPEDVPADVVEHEHQIQMDIAMQSGKPREIAEKMVIGRMNKFTGEISLTGQHFVMDPSKTVGELLKENNADVINFVRFEVGEGIEKVEADFAAEVAAMSK
- the pyrH gene encoding UMP kinase produces the protein MATNAKPVYQRILLKLSGEALQGAEGFGIDASVLDRMAQEIKELVELGIQVGVVIGGGNLFRGAGLAAAGMNRVVGDHMGMLATVMNGLAMRDSLHRAYVNARLMSAFPLNGVCDNYSWAEAISLLRHGRVVIFSAGTGNPFFTTDSAACLRGIEIEADVVLKATKVDGVYSADPTKDPDAVLYETLTYQDVLERELKVMDLAAFTLARDHNLPIRVFNMNKPGALRRVVMGESEGTLISHA
- the frr gene encoding ribosome recycling factor gives rise to the protein MINEIKKDAQERMDKSVEALKSQINKVRTGRASPALLDGIVVEYYGAPTPLNQVANVVAEDGRTLAITVFDRTLAPAVEKAIMASDLGLNPSSAGTIIRVPLPPLTEERRKDLIKVVRGDAEQGRVSVRNIRRDANDKVKALLKDKEISEDDERRSQDDIQKLTDMFIKKIDDALALKEAELMEF
- the ispC gene encoding 1-deoxy-D-xylulose-5-phosphate reductoisomerase, translated to MKQITILGSTGSIGTSTLSVIENNPDEYQVLALAAGKNADKMAQQCLAFQPKYAVMSDEKSANQLKQLLANTSCKTEILSGSHAINEIAALDEADQVMSAITGVAGLKPTLAAIEKGKRILLANKESLITSGRLFFDAVAKYGATILPIDSEHNAIYQSLPKEIQENLGHASLADEGVTGILLTGSGGPFRYTPLEELEAMTPDQACAHPNWSMGRKISVDSATMMNKGLEYIEARYFFNASEEEMEVIIHPQSVIHSMVRYRDGSIIAQIGEPDMRTPIAYSMAYPHRTQSGAKALDFFEIQSLEFIRPDYQRYPCLALAIEASKRGQAATTVLNAANEVVVDAFLHEKVKFTDIAKINRKVVEHFDLSEPQSINDVLEIDKLARLETHQIITQFV